The sequence GTCCGCCGGGGGAACCGCCAGCATCACTCCGGTGAATCCGCCGAGCACGAAGGTGATGATAAACCCGAGACACCACATCATCGGCGTGGTGAAACGGATTTTCCCTCCCCACATGGTGGAGAGCCAGTTGAACACCTTGATCCCCGTGGGCACCGCGATCGTCATGGTCGCAACCCCGAAAATGCTGTTGACGACCGGGCCGAGACCCACGGTGAACATGTGGTGCACCCACACCATGAAGCCGAGGAAACCGATCAGCACCGTGGCGAACACCATCGAATGATACCCGAACAGGGGCTTTTTGGAGAAGGTGCTGATCACGTCGGACATGATCCCGAAAGCGGGCAGGATCACGATATACACTTCCGGGTGACCGAAAATCCAGAACAGGTGCTGCCAGATCAGGTGGTTTCCGCCCTGCGCCACGTCAAAGAAGTTGGCGTCGAAAATCCGGTCGAACATCAGCAGCAAAAGGTCGACGGCGAGCGGCGGCATCGCAAACAGGATCAGTCCCGAGGTGACGAGGGTCGCCCAGGTGAACATGGGCATCTTCAGGAAGGTCATGCCCGGCGCGCGCATGTTGATGATCGTCACCAGGAAGTTGACGGCGGTCAGCATCGTCCCGATCCCGGAGATCTGAATCCCCAGATCATAGTAATCCAGGCCGGGACCCGGGCTGTATTCATTGAGCGCCAGCGAAGTGTAACCCGTCCATCCCGCGTCGGGCGCCCCGCCGAAGAACACGCTCAGGTTGAACAGCAGCGCTCCCGCAAAGAACAGCCAGAAGCTGAGGGCGTTCATGAAGGGGAAGGCCACGTCCCGGGCTCCGATCTGCAGCGGGACCGCCACGTTCATCAGCCCGAAGAGCATCGGCATCGCAACGAAGAAGATCATGTTGGTGCCGTGCAGGGTGAACAGCTCGTTGAAGGTGTCCCCCGTAAACAAATCGTTTTGGGGAACGGCCAGCTGCAGCCGGATCAGGAGGGCCTGCAATCCGGCGATGAGGAAGTAAAATACTCCCGTCCCGAAGTACAGGATCCCGATCTTCTTATGATCAACGGTGGTGACCCAATCCCAAATCCGGCTGCCCTGCACCCGGTGCAAAAATTCCTTGTTGTAGCCCCCGGTGAAAATGGCCGCCAGAAACAGGACGAGCACCCCAACAATGATGAACGTACCCACGTCGTTCCCTCCTTTATCCCGGACAACCGTTTCCGGTTCGGACTCGATTGATCAAGATCAGGGGCTTTTACGGTTTCGAAGGCAAGCGGTCACTTCAGGTTGGTCAGATATTCGGCCAGGGCGTTCATCTTCTGTTCATCCAGATGATTGTAACTCGGCATTTTCGTACCGGGCTTGATGGATTGCGGATCCCTCAGCCAGCGGATCAGGGATTCCTTGTCGTTCGGCAGATAGCCCGCGATGGTCGTGCGGTTTCCGAATCCCGTCAGGTCGGGGGCTTTGTCCCCTTTGACCTTCATGCCGGCCCCTTCAATGGCGTGACAACCCATGCAGTTCTGGGAGAAGATCTTTTGTCCCTCCTGGGCCTGGGCGTTCACCGGCTGCGACTTGGGATCCTTGATCGACGCAACCCACTTGTCGAAGTCCGCCTGCTCCTCCGCGATGACCCGGAAATTCATCAGGGCGTGTCCGGCGCCGCAGAGCTCCGCGCACCTTCCCTCATACACCCCGGGTTCTTTGGCGTCCAGGGTCATCGTGTTGGTTTTCCCCGGAATCATGTCCATCTTGCCCCCCAGGCTGGGAACCCAGAAGGAGTGGATCACGTCCTTGGATTCAAGTTCCAGAAAGACCTGTTTCCCCACGGGAATATGCAGTTCCTGGGAGGTGCGGATGCCCAGCTCGGGATATTCAAACATCCACCAGTATTGGTAGGCCGTCACCTTTACGCGAATGCTGTCATCCTTGGGCGGCTCCTTCGCCAGGGAGAAGGTGGTGGAAATGGTCGGAATCGCCAGGATGATGAGCAGGATGATCGGGATCGCCGTCCACACGATCTCGATCTTGGTGTTCCCTTCGATCTGCTTGGGGGGAGCGTCGTCTCCCTTGCGCTGGCGATAGCGGAAGAGAACAAAGATGTAAATGCTTACAACGACCACAAAAACGATGAGCATGATGTACACGCTGAGCATGACGAGATCCAGCTGCTGCTCCCCGGCGCTTCCTTTCGGCTCAAAGATATTCATGGTTTTGTCGCCGCATCCCGTCGCCAGGAAAACCATCGCCATGAGTGCAAAAAACAGCCGCCACAGCGGTTTCCGTCGGCTCATCCAATCCTACCCCACTTTCTGATCTCATACCGTTTATAACCCGGGTGGCTCCCGGTCCCTGCCGTCCGAAGGTTCAGGACAGAAGCAAGGGATCGACAATCATCGCCAACAGCATGGCTGTCAGATACACCAAGGAATAGAAGAACATTCTCTCGCCCCATCGATGATCGTCTTTGGTGAAGAATCCCTCCAGGGAAAGGCCGATGTAAACCAAACCGAGAACCGTCGCGACGACGAGGTACAGGATCCCGACAACCCCCGTGTGGACCAGCCAGAGGGAGGCGAGCACCATCGCCGCCACGTACACCAGGTTCTGCCGCTTGGTTTCAGCAAATCCCCTGACCACCGGCAGCATGGGAACCCCCGCAGCCCGGTATTCTTCCATCCTCCGTATGGCCAATGCGAGAAAATGCGGCGGTTGCCACAGGAACATGAAGATGAAAAGAATCCATGCCGGCGGATCGATCGAGCCCGTCACCGCCACCCATCCGATCATCGGCGGAACCGCCCCGGAAATCCCGCCCACCACGGTGTTGAGGGTGGTTGTCCGTTTCAGCCAAAGCGAATAAATGCCCACATACACAAAATGGCCGATCATCGCCAGAAATGCGGCAAGGGGATTGACCAGCGCCGCCAGAACAACAAACCCCGCCACGGTGAGCGCGATCCCGACCCACAGCGCGGTCATCGGACGAACCCTCCCGCTTGCCACGGGACGGCTTTGGGTCCGTGACATGAGGGGGTCGATGTCTCGGTCGATCACATTGTTCAAGGCGCATCCACCGGCGATCACAAGCGCTGTTCCGAGCAAGGTGATGGGCAGGAGCGGCAGGTCCAGCTGCCCGTGTCCGGCCAACCAGAAACCGGCGAATGCGGCCATCAGGTTGGATGCGTTGATCCCGGGCTTCGTCAGGGTGAGATAGTCACGCCACGTCGCCTTCTCCGCCGAACCCGCGGGGAGATCCGATCTCACCATCGTTTCCCGGAGAATGGGTCGTTCCACAGAATCAACCTCCTTTCTGTCAGCCGGACACCTCCAACCGTCGTACCACCGGACTTCCGTCCGTCGATGGAACAGCAGTCGGCGGTGGGAAAGGGCCTTGTACCGCTTGATCCCGGCGTCCCTCTCCTGTACACAAAAAAACGGGACAGTTCGGCGTTGAACTGCTTTTCCGCGGAAGTCCCCGCGACCGATCGGTACTCCCATTTTTTCCAGCACCGGCCAATATCATGCAGAACAGACAAAACCACCGGGACGTCCCGCCGTCGATTTTGGGCAAAAACAGGCCAAATATCACCATCATTGTAGGTGATCAATGACATTTGCGTCAAGGCGCGGGAAGTAGGGTTCATAATATGGCAACAGAATTGTAAAACTTCCCCGGACTTGAAAAGCCGCTCCCGGCAAAGCAGGAACGGCCGTCAGCTGTCCGCGGCGGTTTCCGCCGGTTTGAGCCACTTGATCGCCTCCACCATGGTGCCTCTGCCCTCCACGGTACGAATCGAAAATTCATCCATCAATTGATGGACCTGTTTCAGCCCCGAGCTTTCCACCGACTGGCTCCCTTGCACTTTCTTCATCAGCTCGCTCACATCCGCAATCCCCGGCCCCAGGTCCTGGACGATGATGAGCATTCCCCTTTTCCCGTCCCTCTCGATGCGCTCCACCTGGAGCAATCCCTTTTCCGCGTGGTGAACCACATTCCGGAGGAGCTCGGAAACGGACCGGACAATGCGGGACTGATCCAATTCATCGAACCCCCACTCACGGGCCATTTCCCTCAGTTGGCTAAGGGTGGATACGATATCCCATTCGTATTCGATGCGGAAATATCTTCCCACAGCCTTTCCCTCCATCAGGCGGCGGAGCGCCCTTCAGGCTTCGCGTCCCACCGGTTCCTTATCCAGATGCTGAATCCGAAACAGGCGGGCGTAATGACCGTCCATCGCCATCAGTTCCTCGTGGGTGCCGGCTTCCAGCACCCGGCCGCCGTCAATGTAGTATATCCTGTCGGCGTCGGTGACCGTGGACAAGCGATGGGCCACGATGATCGTCGTCCGGTTCTTGGCCAGGCGTTTCAGGGAATCCCGGACCCGCTGCTCCGACTTCAGGTCCAGGGCGGAGGTCGCCTCATCCAGAATCAGAATCGCAGGGTCCTTCAAAAAGACCCTGGCGATGGCCAGCCTCTGCTTCTGCCCTCCCGACAGCTTGACGCCCCGCTCCCCGATCTGGGTCTCATATCCGTCGGGCAGCTGCACGATGAAATCGTGGGCGCCCGCCGCCTTGGCCGCGGCGACGATCTCCTCCATGGTCGCATCGGTGCGTCCCATCCGGATGTTTTCCAGCACCGTGCCGCTGAACAGGATGGTGTCCTGCAGCACGAGGCCGACATGGCTTCGGAGGCTCGCCACCGTCCAGTCCCTGACGTCCACGCCGTCCACCAGCACCCGCCCCTCCGTCACATCGTAAAAGCGGGGGATGAGGGACACAATGGAGGACTTGCCCCCTCCGCTGGGGCCGACCAGCGCCGTCGTCTTGCCCGGATCCACCACCAGATCCAGGTTTCGGAGCGCCCATTTTCCGTCATCGGCATAGCGGAACCCCACCGACTCGAAACGAATCTCCCCTTTCGGATTCCGCAGGGGGCGGGCACCGGGCCGGTCGGTGATGTCGTAGCTTTCGTCGAGAAACTCAAACACCCTGTCCATGGACGCCAGGGCCTGCGTCAAAGCGGTTGATGAGTTGACCAGCCGGCGCACGGGATTGTATATCAATCCCATGTAACCGTAGAAGGCGGTCATTTCCCCCACCGTCATCGAACCGCGGATCACCAGGAAACCGGAAAAGCCGATCACCAAAATGGGGGCGAGGTCGGTGATCGTGTTGATTACGGCGAAGGTGACTCCGTTCCAGCGGGTGTGTTTCAGCGCCTTGTCCAGAAAATGGTGGTTGTATCGGTCAAACAATCCCTGCTCGTACCGTTCCAGGTTAAAGGCCCGAATCACCGAGATCCCCTGCACCCGCTCGTGAAGGTGACCCTGCATCTCCGCAAGAGCCTGGGACCGTTCTTT comes from Planifilum fulgidum and encodes:
- the coxB gene encoding cytochrome c oxidase subunit II — protein: MSRRKPLWRLFFALMAMVFLATGCGDKTMNIFEPKGSAGEQQLDLVMLSVYIMLIVFVVVVSIYIFVLFRYRQRKGDDAPPKQIEGNTKIEIVWTAIPIILLIILAIPTISTTFSLAKEPPKDDSIRVKVTAYQYWWMFEYPELGIRTSQELHIPVGKQVFLELESKDVIHSFWVPSLGGKMDMIPGKTNTMTLDAKEPGVYEGRCAELCGAGHALMNFRVIAEEQADFDKWVASIKDPKSQPVNAQAQEGQKIFSQNCMGCHAIEGAGMKVKGDKAPDLTGFGNRTTIAGYLPNDKESLIRWLRDPQSIKPGTKMPSYNHLDEQKMNALAEYLTNLK
- the ctaD gene encoding cytochrome c oxidase subunit I, coding for MHRVQGSRIWDWVTTVDHKKIGILYFGTGVFYFLIAGLQALLIRLQLAVPQNDLFTGDTFNELFTLHGTNMIFFVAMPMLFGLMNVAVPLQIGARDVAFPFMNALSFWLFFAGALLFNLSVFFGGAPDAGWTGYTSLALNEYSPGPGLDYYDLGIQISGIGTMLTAVNFLVTIINMRAPGMTFLKMPMFTWATLVTSGLILFAMPPLAVDLLLLMFDRIFDANFFDVAQGGNHLIWQHLFWIFGHPEVYIVILPAFGIMSDVISTFSKKPLFGYHSMVFATVLIGFLGFMVWVHHMFTVGLGPVVNSIFGVATMTIAVPTGIKVFNWLSTMWGGKIRFTTPMMWCLGFIITFVLGGFTGVMLAVPPADFQYHDSYFVVAHFHYVLIGGTVFGIFAGLYYWWPKFFGRMLNERLGKLHFWLFFIGFHMTFMPQHFLGFWGMPRRVFTYLPGLGLETPNLISTIGAFIMASGVLVLLYNVVYSSIRGEKASADPWDGRTLEWTIPSPVPEYNFAQLPLVKELDAFYHAKLAGKKGLEPAEPLGKIHMPSPTYLPLIMALGFFVSGFGWILRSYWIGALGLIIVFVTMYVRSFQKDTGYYIEPEELKSADKGAQA
- the cyoE gene encoding heme o synthase — encoded protein: MERPILRETMVRSDLPAGSAEKATWRDYLTLTKPGINASNLMAAFAGFWLAGHGQLDLPLLPITLLGTALVIAGGCALNNVIDRDIDPLMSRTQSRPVASGRVRPMTALWVGIALTVAGFVVLAALVNPLAAFLAMIGHFVYVGIYSLWLKRTTTLNTVVGGISGAVPPMIGWVAVTGSIDPPAWILFIFMFLWQPPHFLALAIRRMEEYRAAGVPMLPVVRGFAETKRQNLVYVAAMVLASLWLVHTGVVGILYLVVATVLGLVYIGLSLEGFFTKDDHRWGERMFFYSLVYLTAMLLAMIVDPLLLS
- a CDS encoding ABC transporter ATP-binding protein, which gives rise to MGNIRRYLRFVRPYRKHVWLTMVVGIVKFGIPLLLPLVLKYTVDDLLLTDLPAEEKIHRLIWVLVITLLIFTVFRFPIEYYRQYFAQWTANRVLFDIRNRLFDHIQKLSLRYYNNQKVGQIISRVINDVEQTKEFVVTGLMNIWLDLITVSIAIGIMLWMDPRMTLVALSIFPLYGVCVKYFYQHLRRRSKERSQALAEMQGHLHERVQGISVIRAFNLERYEQGLFDRYNHHFLDKALKHTRWNGVTFAVINTITDLAPILVIGFSGFLVIRGSMTVGEMTAFYGYMGLIYNPVRRLVNSSTALTQALASMDRVFEFLDESYDITDRPGARPLRNPKGEIRFESVGFRYADDGKWALRNLDLVVDPGKTTALVGPSGGGKSSIVSLIPRFYDVTEGRVLVDGVDVRDWTVASLRSHVGLVLQDTILFSGTVLENIRMGRTDATMEEIVAAAKAAGAHDFIVQLPDGYETQIGERGVKLSGGQKQRLAIARVFLKDPAILILDEATSALDLKSEQRVRDSLKRLAKNRTTIIVAHRLSTVTDADRIYYIDGGRVLEAGTHEELMAMDGHYARLFRIQHLDKEPVGREA
- a CDS encoding ATP-binding protein, coding for MGRYFRIEYEWDIVSTLSQLREMAREWGFDELDQSRIVRSVSELLRNVVHHAEKGLLQVERIERDGKRGMLIIVQDLGPGIADVSELMKKVQGSQSVESSGLKQVHQLMDEFSIRTVEGRGTMVEAIKWLKPAETAADS